In the Acidobacteriota bacterium genome, one interval contains:
- the xrt gene encoding exosortase codes for MWLWLYHDVLRRLVDDWRVDENYSHGFLIPFIGGYAIWTQRRRLAALPVKPQFWLGGVSIVAAVALHLAGVLTGELYASRLSLVISLAGLTLYFGGWAWLRALAFPIGLLLLALPVPSIIFNPLAFRLQLLASDYATRVIQLCGIPALREGNIIELAALKLQVVEACSGIRSLMMLATLAVVYAYFFESQWWRRILLVLAVPPIAVLTNAARVAVTGVLAHTQGAAVAEGFLHGFSGALVFVAAVLCLLAWAQILEFAAKLWLPRR; via the coding sequence GTGTGGCTTTGGTTGTATCACGATGTTTTGCGCCGTTTGGTGGATGACTGGCGCGTGGATGAAAACTATTCGCACGGCTTTTTGATCCCCTTCATCGGCGGCTATGCCATCTGGACGCAACGGCGCAGGCTCGCTGCCTTGCCGGTTAAACCGCAGTTTTGGTTGGGCGGCGTGTCCATTGTTGCGGCAGTGGCCTTGCACTTGGCCGGGGTTTTAACCGGTGAACTTTATGCATCGCGGCTTTCATTGGTGATTTCGCTGGCGGGGCTGACGCTCTATTTCGGCGGTTGGGCGTGGTTGCGCGCTTTAGCCTTTCCAATTGGATTGTTGTTGTTGGCGCTGCCCGTGCCTTCGATCATTTTCAATCCGCTGGCGTTCCGCTTGCAGTTGCTGGCCTCGGATTACGCCACGCGCGTGATTCAACTCTGCGGCATCCCGGCTTTGCGCGAAGGCAACATCATTGAACTGGCCGCGTTGAAATTGCAGGTCGTCGAGGCCTGTAGCGGCATTCGCTCGTTGATGATGTTGGCTACGCTGGCCGTGGTCTATGCCTATTTCTTTGAGTCGCAGTGGTGGCGGCGTATTTTGTTGGTGCTGGCCGTGCCGCCGATTGCCGTGTTGACCAACGCCGCGCGCGTGGCTGTCACGGGCGTGCTGGCGCATACACAAGGCGCTGCCGTGGCTGAAGGCTTCCTGCACGGCTTTTCAGGCGCGCTGGTGTTTGTGGCCGCCGTCTTATGCTTGCTGGCCTGGGCGCAAATCTTGGAATTCGCCGCGAAACTTTGGCTGCCACGCCGTTGA
- a CDS encoding ATP-dependent Clp protease ATP-binding subunit, with protein sequence MFERYTEKARRVIFFARYEASQFGATQIEAEHILLGLVREDKTLTHRFFHRSHVNFESIRREIEDRSVLRERLPTQAELLLATEAKHVLAYAAEESERLGHRHIGTEHLLLGLLREENSVAAEILYERGLRLSDIRNELMRQANLERGSHAKKDSPHLVEFSRDLTEAALEGKLDPLVGREQEVERVIEILCRRTKNNPVLIGEPGVGKTAIVEGLAQRIITCDVPSFLIDKRVLALDLSLIVAGTKYRGQFEERMKTIMRELMENPQYIVFIDELHTLVGAGSAEGSLDAANILKPALSRGEIQCIGATTPAEYRKSIERDRSLERRFQSVKVAPPDEEEALHVLNGIKDRYESFHNVRYHDDAIEAAVYQSNRYLPDRFLPDKAIDILDEAGARVKLRVQRESGYIPPPPRWQRETTRDLRTDYRQDYLRTDPRNEGRHEGRGEFRDRGYMNSSRRPPQYFEPQEFEETAAPVYKRDIDDVIARWTGIPVSALQEEETAKLLRIEDELHRRIVSQDAAISALARAIRRSRAGLKNPQRPVGSFLFLGPTGVGKTEVARSLADFLFGSEKSMIRFDMSEFMEKHSVSKLIGSPPGYVGYEEGGQLTERVRRNPYSVLLLDEIEKAHPDVFNILLQVFEDGILSDALGNTVDFKHCIIIMTSNLGARFIHRGGQLGFQSTHREANAKNEDRILAAVREAFNPEFINRLDEIIVFEPLSDDDLLQIVDLLEAQLNRTLLHRRMAIQLTEAARRWIVERTCTDRSYGARPLRRALQKYIEDPLSEALIQGTLGDAPLIEVFVEGAVLNFRPLDGPLSHAALLPSLGSAELREEDGVLVA encoded by the coding sequence ATGTTCGAACGCTATACCGAAAAAGCCCGCCGCGTGATCTTCTTCGCCCGCTATGAGGCCAGCCAGTTTGGCGCGACCCAAATCGAAGCCGAACACATCCTGCTGGGTTTGGTGCGCGAAGACAAAACGCTGACGCATCGTTTCTTTCACCGTTCCCACGTCAATTTTGAATCCATCCGCCGCGAGATCGAAGACCGCTCCGTCTTGCGCGAACGCCTGCCGACGCAGGCCGAATTATTGCTGGCGACCGAGGCCAAACACGTGCTCGCCTATGCCGCCGAAGAATCCGAGCGGCTGGGCCATCGCCACATCGGCACCGAACATTTGTTGTTGGGGTTGCTGCGCGAAGAGAATTCCGTCGCGGCGGAAATCCTCTACGAACGCGGCCTGCGTCTGTCAGACATTCGCAACGAACTGATGCGTCAGGCCAATCTGGAGCGTGGTTCGCACGCCAAAAAGGATTCGCCGCATTTGGTCGAATTCAGCCGCGACCTGACGGAAGCGGCGCTCGAGGGCAAACTCGATCCGCTGGTGGGGCGCGAACAGGAAGTCGAACGTGTCATCGAAATCCTCTGCCGCCGCACCAAGAACAACCCTGTGCTGATTGGCGAACCGGGCGTCGGCAAGACCGCGATTGTCGAGGGCCTCGCCCAACGCATCATCACCTGTGATGTGCCGTCCTTCCTGATTGACAAGCGTGTGCTGGCGCTCGATCTGAGCCTGATCGTCGCGGGCACCAAATATCGCGGCCAGTTTGAAGAGCGCATGAAAACCATCATGCGCGAGTTGATGGAAAACCCGCAGTACATCGTTTTTATTGACGAATTGCACACGCTGGTCGGCGCCGGTTCGGCGGAAGGCAGCCTGGATGCCGCAAACATTCTGAAACCGGCCCTCTCGCGCGGTGAGATTCAATGCATCGGCGCGACGACACCCGCCGAGTACCGCAAATCTATCGAACGCGACCGTTCGTTGGAACGCCGTTTTCAATCCGTCAAAGTTGCGCCGCCCGATGAAGAAGAGGCGCTGCACGTGCTCAACGGCATCAAGGATCGTTACGAGTCTTTCCACAACGTGCGTTACCACGATGACGCTATCGAAGCCGCCGTCTATCAGTCCAATCGTTACCTGCCCGATCGGTTCCTGCCCGACAAAGCGATTGACATCCTCGACGAAGCGGGCGCGCGCGTGAAGTTGCGCGTGCAACGCGAGAGCGGTTACATCCCGCCGCCGCCGCGCTGGCAACGCGAGACGACGCGCGATTTGCGCACCGATTACCGGCAGGATTATTTGCGGACTGATCCTCGTAATGAAGGACGTCACGAGGGGCGCGGGGAATTCCGCGACCGTGGCTACATGAATTCGTCGCGCCGTCCGCCGCAATACTTCGAGCCGCAGGAATTTGAAGAGACCGCCGCACCTGTTTACAAACGCGACATTGACGATGTGATCGCGCGCTGGACGGGCATTCCGGTTTCGGCCTTGCAAGAGGAGGAAACGGCCAAGCTCCTGCGTATCGAAGACGAATTGCATCGCCGCATCGTCAGCCAGGACGCGGCCATTTCGGCGCTCGCCCGCGCCATCCGTCGTTCGCGCGCCGGGCTGAAAAATCCGCAGCGCCCGGTCGGCTCCTTTCTATTCTTAGGCCCAACCGGCGTCGGTAAAACCGAAGTCGCGCGCAGCTTGGCTGATTTTCTGTTCGGTTCAGAGAAATCCATGATCCGTTTCGATATGTCCGAGTTCATGGAAAAGCACTCGGTCTCGAAACTGATCGGCTCGCCGCCGGGTTATGTTGGTTATGAAGAAGGCGGCCAGTTGACTGAACGCGTGCGGCGCAATCCGTACTCTGTGTTGTTGCTCGATGAAATCGAAAAGGCGCACCCCGATGTCTTCAACATCCTGCTGCAAGTTTTTGAAGACGGCATTCTGAGCGACGCGCTCGGCAATACCGTGGATTTCAAGCATTGCATCATCATCATGACCTCGAACCTGGGCGCGCGCTTTATTCATCGCGGCGGCCAGCTCGGTTTCCAATCCACGCACCGCGAAGCCAACGCCAAGAACGAAGACCGCATCCTGGCCGCCGTGCGCGAAGCCTTCAACCCCGAATTCATCAACCGTCTGGACGAGATCATCGTCTTTGAACCGCTCAGCGATGACGACCTCTTGCAAATCGTCGACCTGCTCGAAGCCCAACTCAATCGCACCCTGCTGCATCGCCGCATGGCGATTCAACTCACCGAAGCCGCCCGCCGCTGGATAGTCGAACGCACCTGCACTGACCGCAGCTATGGCGCACGCCCGCTGCGCCGGGCGCTGCAAAAATACATCGAAGACCCGCTGTCGGAAGCCTTGATTCAAGGCACGCTCGGCGATGCGCCGTTGATTGAAGTGTTTGTAGAGGGCGCAGTGCTCAACTTCCGCCCGCTGGACGGGCCGCTCAGTCACGCCGCTTTGTTGCCGAGTTTGGGCAGCGCTGAATTGCGAGAAGAAGACGGCGTGTTAGTGGCCTGA
- a CDS encoding discoidin domain-containing protein, whose translation MSLLEQRFAVQAQTPPVRVALMVAAASAGLPVTLGVPLGEVAAVTDVAQLGVIDANGAQVPSQMRVLARWRGLANDTAKPLKWVLVDFKPAAAGVFYLTRAPQTVPAASIITRTETAASIRLKSAQLEIELPKLGSELVKSFKQGGIEQLRAALTAQAEVPRAVLVNRIDPTTNQFTVNDATVLRAGESVRFEKTDTLRWDADVGGTRLVMWQNDWAVNHRYRIEEGTARVEEVTVNSVPGTQDLRLAAPLRFRHAAGSKVRDLTVETETATIRDARGQALQFAAALTIKHTPGEKVIATTGQSLQTAALSIDSAGIEEANALRAVVRQDGHFVVNGTRVMPLLSFTLRYYVYADQPFVRVRLQLTNTGTYGFGAANLGKGTFAQHALLRSLSALVPTVGTASGAVQVLTSTEAHARLAQNQTGATLSAGSGTNLLEISVPEFTENFPKALLGDASGLRFNVLPNTGDDYVFEGARAKTTDFYLGRNTAQGRTLTNSLGAKLDPGYLASTGAVRPALVEKRNWTSVYSTNPELGQAGNRYEQLMASAYDLAACNASKPQSIFEYRQSMEFGENLGWRNFGDLGWGDGYSNLHYDLPFNLLREYVRTGDARAFQLGSELARYRADWGHYHGDDYLDAEGNNNVRGMAFYEKGDHGSFLEPKPSHNWIEGMWLYWALTGDESVRESALSGSEAVQRMNLTFDNALSWNEPRWLGWPTLALMAAWRYTGDMRYLSKARDNCYLFAQTEESFGRKGFYISQTVDWAVKAVQPWAWTGYAQEGVIEFWRETNDQRIASYLVRVADWYVGKGMTNPPLQGGRTLADSTYLPLATSYNWTPNAVADDLTQQLGGMGLQVVVAGARISGRQDLWDKARLLFRDTAFYRDIPSGTSVPPSFRATISFRSAQFTGSSTKAYGQTALTINDFLPELLNAVVLPRTPVVLPPPQPSPSPTPPGGGGATPTPTPSSNGIPPELPAPNTSGLINAAFKRPASASSVRGVTGVTGDAPSANDGVIRTATLTSAWHSALNSGQLEWWQVDLGAALRLQAIEITFRPDKDEPTCRRNFVVLGSNDASFATSVALTGRGETAVPFGQKWAVGIGDATKYRYLRIRKTRADDTDAAGQAFFNLTEVKVFAVPVPPLATAFPNTATLTNVALNKPATASSVQTWSDVTGDPASGNDGRTMANNLVSLWHSKSNTNQPEWWQTDLGTAYRVLGIEILYRPDSDQPNCRRNFIVLGSNTPEFDNPVVLGMREGDAVPLNQPWRAGVADTGAYRYVRVQKTDWNDRDSSGDYYFNLTELRLFADTNALRPLALSELTPKRLLIGQSLSFLLKKTDDQNRPVTLAATGLPEGSSFDAARGLFTFTPNTTQAGKLFAPLFAASGAQIRTAKQEIVVTLDGAPNVVLTAPTAGTQLLAGQYATISWATDPGARVNKFQVRMSVDGGVLYNMLLAEVPGNVGQYRWLIPANFPSSAFVRFMVTATDATNRVGLDYSKQDFRVSTTP comes from the coding sequence GTGTCTCTACTTGAGCAACGCTTCGCAGTCCAGGCTCAAACACCGCCCGTGCGCGTGGCGCTGATGGTGGCCGCCGCGTCTGCTGGTTTACCGGTGACGCTTGGCGTGCCGCTTGGCGAAGTGGCCGCCGTGACGGACGTGGCGCAGCTTGGCGTGATTGACGCCAATGGTGCGCAAGTTCCGTCACAGATGCGCGTGTTGGCGCGCTGGCGCGGGCTGGCAAACGATACCGCGAAGCCGCTCAAATGGGTCTTGGTGGATTTCAAACCGGCGGCGGCGGGCGTCTTTTACCTGACGCGCGCGCCGCAAACCGTGCCTGCCGCGTCCATCATCACCCGCACTGAAACGGCGGCCAGCATTCGCCTGAAAAGCGCGCAACTCGAAATCGAGTTGCCCAAGCTGGGCAGCGAATTGGTCAAGAGCTTCAAGCAAGGCGGCATCGAACAGTTGCGCGCCGCGCTGACAGCCCAGGCCGAAGTGCCGCGTGCGGTGCTGGTCAATCGCATTGATCCCACCACCAACCAATTTACCGTCAACGATGCCACCGTGTTGCGTGCCGGAGAAAGCGTGCGGTTTGAAAAAACCGACACCTTGCGCTGGGACGCCGACGTGGGCGGCACCCGGTTAGTCATGTGGCAGAATGACTGGGCGGTGAATCATCGCTACCGTATCGAAGAAGGCACGGCACGCGTCGAAGAAGTCACCGTCAATTCGGTGCCAGGCACACAGGATTTGCGGTTGGCCGCGCCCTTACGCTTCCGCCACGCGGCGGGCAGCAAGGTGCGCGACTTAACCGTCGAGACCGAGACCGCCACCATCCGCGATGCGCGCGGACAGGCGCTGCAATTCGCTGCCGCGCTGACAATCAAGCACACGCCGGGCGAAAAGGTCATCGCCACGACGGGACAAAGCTTGCAAACGGCAGCGCTCTCGATTGATAGCGCAGGGATCGAGGAAGCCAATGCCTTGCGTGCAGTCGTGCGCCAGGATGGGCATTTCGTCGTGAATGGCACACGCGTGATGCCGTTGCTGAGCTTCACACTGCGTTATTACGTTTACGCCGACCAACCGTTTGTGCGCGTGCGCTTGCAATTGACCAACACCGGCACTTACGGCTTCGGCGCGGCCAATCTGGGCAAAGGCACTTTTGCGCAACACGCCTTGTTGCGCAGCCTTTCGGCCTTGGTTCCCACAGTGGGAACCGCCAGCGGTGCGGTGCAGGTGCTGACGTCCACCGAGGCGCACGCCCGGCTGGCGCAAAACCAGACGGGCGCGACGCTCAGCGCGGGCAGCGGAACCAACCTGCTCGAAATCTCCGTGCCCGAATTTACCGAGAACTTCCCCAAAGCATTGCTCGGCGATGCGAGCGGCTTGCGCTTCAACGTGCTGCCGAACACGGGCGATGACTATGTGTTCGAGGGCGCGCGGGCCAAGACGACTGATTTCTACCTGGGCCGCAACACGGCACAGGGCCGCACCTTGACCAATTCGCTTGGCGCGAAACTCGATCCGGGTTACCTCGCCAGCACGGGCGCAGTGCGTCCGGCGCTGGTCGAGAAACGCAACTGGACGAGCGTTTACAGCACCAATCCCGAATTGGGACAGGCCGGCAACCGTTATGAACAATTGATGGCCAGCGCATATGACCTGGCCGCGTGCAATGCCAGCAAACCGCAGTCTATTTTTGAATACCGGCAGAGCATGGAGTTTGGCGAAAATTTAGGGTGGCGTAACTTCGGCGATCTGGGCTGGGGCGATGGTTATTCAAACCTGCACTACGATCTGCCATTCAACTTGCTGCGCGAATACGTGCGCACGGGCGATGCCCGTGCGTTCCAACTCGGCAGCGAACTGGCGCGTTACCGGGCCGATTGGGGCCATTACCACGGCGACGATTACCTCGACGCCGAAGGCAATAACAATGTCCGGGGCATGGCCTTTTACGAAAAGGGCGATCACGGCAGCTTCCTGGAACCCAAACCCAGCCACAACTGGATCGAAGGCATGTGGTTGTATTGGGCGCTGACCGGCGACGAGAGCGTGCGCGAATCGGCGTTGTCAGGCAGTGAAGCCGTGCAACGCATGAATCTCACCTTTGATAATGCGTTGAGTTGGAATGAACCGCGCTGGCTGGGCTGGCCGACCTTGGCCCTGATGGCGGCGTGGCGCTACACCGGCGACATGCGTTATCTGAGCAAGGCGCGCGACAATTGCTACCTCTTTGCCCAGACCGAAGAATCCTTCGGGCGCAAAGGCTTTTACATCTCGCAAACGGTGGATTGGGCGGTCAAGGCTGTGCAGCCCTGGGCGTGGACGGGCTATGCGCAAGAAGGCGTCATCGAATTTTGGCGCGAGACAAACGATCAGCGCATCGCCTCGTATCTAGTGCGCGTGGCGGATTGGTACGTCGGCAAAGGCATGACCAATCCACCCTTGCAAGGCGGACGCACGCTGGCCGATAGCACCTATTTGCCGCTAGCGACCAGTTACAACTGGACGCCGAACGCCGTGGCCGATGATTTAACGCAGCAATTGGGCGGCATGGGATTGCAGGTCGTAGTGGCGGGCGCGCGCATTTCGGGCCGCCAGGATTTGTGGGACAAGGCGCGGCTCTTGTTCCGCGACACTGCGTTTTACCGCGACATCCCCAGCGGTACGAGCGTGCCACCCAGCTTCCGCGCGACGATCAGTTTCCGTTCCGCGCAATTCACCGGTTCTTCAACCAAGGCGTATGGGCAAACGGCGCTGACGATCAACGACTTCCTGCCGGAATTGCTGAACGCCGTCGTCCTGCCGCGCACGCCGGTGGTCTTGCCGCCCCCACAGCCCAGTCCCTCGCCGACTCCTCCTGGCGGCGGGGGCGCTACTCCTACTCCTACTCCTAGCTCGAATGGGATTCCGCCGGAACTCCCCGCGCCGAATACCTCGGGGCTGATCAATGCGGCCTTCAAACGACCCGCCAGCGCTTCCAGTGTGCGCGGCGTCACGGGCGTCACAGGCGATGCGCCGTCGGCGAATGATGGTGTGATTCGCACGGCGACCCTCACCTCGGCGTGGCACTCGGCGTTGAACAGCGGGCAGCTTGAATGGTGGCAGGTGGATTTGGGCGCGGCCTTGCGCCTGCAAGCCATCGAGATCACCTTCCGACCCGACAAAGACGAACCGACTTGCCGCCGCAATTTTGTCGTCTTGGGTTCAAACGACGCCAGCTTCGCCACCTCGGTCGCGCTGACCGGACGCGGCGAAACGGCGGTGCCCTTCGGTCAGAAGTGGGCCGTTGGCATTGGCGATGCGACCAAGTATCGCTACCTCCGCATTCGCAAAACGCGGGCGGATGACACCGACGCCGCAGGGCAGGCCTTTTTCAATCTGACCGAAGTCAAAGTCTTTGCCGTGCCGGTGCCGCCGCTGGCGACAGCCTTTCCTAACACGGCAACGCTGACGAATGTGGCGTTGAACAAACCCGCCACCGCATCAAGCGTGCAAACCTGGTCGGACGTGACAGGCGACCCGGCGTCAGGCAATGACGGGCGAACGATGGCGAACAACCTGGTCTCGCTCTGGCATTCCAAGTCGAACACCAATCAGCCCGAATGGTGGCAAACCGATTTGGGCACGGCCTATCGCGTGCTGGGCATTGAGATTCTCTACCGCCCGGATTCGGATCAACCCAATTGTCGGCGCAACTTCATCGTGCTGGGTTCCAACACGCCTGAGTTCGACAACCCGGTTGTGCTGGGCATGCGCGAAGGCGACGCCGTGCCGCTCAATCAACCCTGGCGCGCCGGCGTCGCTGACACCGGTGCATACCGTTACGTGCGTGTGCAAAAGACCGATTGGAATGACCGCGATTCCAGCGGGGATTACTATTTCAACCTGACTGAGCTGCGATTGTTTGCCGATACGAATGCGCTGCGTCCGTTGGCGCTCAGCGAATTGACGCCGAAGCGGCTGTTGATCGGGCAAAGCTTGAGCTTCCTGCTCAAGAAAACCGATGATCAAAACCGCCCGGTCACGCTGGCCGCCACCGGCTTGCCCGAAGGTTCCAGCTTCGATGCGGCGCGCGGTTTGTTCACCTTCACGCCCAACACGACGCAGGCAGGCAAACTGTTTGCGCCGCTGTTCGCGGCGTCGGGCGCGCAAATCCGCACGGCCAAACAAGAGATCGTGGTGACGCTGGACGGCGCGCCCAATGTCGTGCTGACCGCACCGACGGCGGGCACGCAATTGCTCGCCGGGCAATACGCCACGATTTCCTGGGCGACCGACCCCGGAGCACGCGTCAATAAATTCCAGGTGCGCATGTCGGTGGATGGCGGCGTGCTTTACAACATGCTGCTGGCCGAAGTGCCAGGCAACGTCGGGCAATATCGTTGGCTCATCCCCGCGAATTTCCCCAGCAGTGCTTTCGTGCGCTTTATGGTGACGGCCACCGACGCCACCAATCGGGTCGGGTTGGATTATTCCAAGCAAGACTTCCGCGTGAGCACGACACCTTGA
- a CDS encoding S41 family peptidase, with translation MTLKYSRPLFSALLVSLFIALSMLTPPTRPQAVTDERIAYERLTRHYVQGMELIRENFFEQPDYEVLTRTAIAGMLRTLDPHSNFYDKKSFEETRNDQRSQYYGIGSSIQQRLGGVYIMEPFKDTPAARAGLRYGDLIVAIDDKNTEKWNSDQVRDNLRGELGTEVKITVKRAGLEKPLVVMLERGAVDLPSISNTFIVKSGIGYIALSRGFHSTTSDELGAAIASLKEQGMQQLVLDLRGNPGGFLEQAIRVADKFLQRGQSVVSVREREGRATERNRDYAAESGAPEAFPLTILIDEGTASASEIVAGAMQDHDRALIVGENSFGKGLVQTIFNLPEGCGLTLTTARYYTPSGRLIQRDYSNGSIYEYHFRRNANGEVIPPVAEKRETRKTDLGRPVYGGGGIEPDVTVASATITQAQFNLWTSGLFMFVRELVAGRVKGFEQFKREGVDFDHQPVPNEFAIGDDVLKAYEAFMTEFIAKSPEAGVTKELVDQSLDFARGKIREEVLMAAYGQDMMRRMQILDDPQVQRGLAELPNAAQLVEKARKMTKAASK, from the coding sequence GTGACCCTTAAGTATTCCCGTCCGCTTTTCAGCGCGTTACTCGTCAGCCTATTCATCGCGCTGTCCATGCTCACGCCGCCAACCAGACCTCAGGCCGTCACCGATGAGCGCATCGCCTATGAGCGGCTGACGCGGCATTACGTGCAGGGCATGGAATTGATTCGCGAGAACTTCTTTGAGCAACCCGATTATGAAGTGCTCACACGCACGGCCATCGCGGGGATGTTGCGCACGCTCGATCCGCATTCCAACTTTTACGACAAGAAATCGTTTGAAGAGACTCGCAATGATCAGCGCAGTCAGTATTACGGCATCGGCTCTTCGATCCAGCAGCGCTTGGGCGGCGTTTACATTATGGAGCCGTTCAAGGACACGCCCGCCGCGCGCGCCGGGTTGCGTTACGGCGACCTGATTGTCGCCATTGATGACAAGAACACCGAGAAATGGAACTCCGACCAGGTGCGCGACAATTTGCGCGGCGAACTGGGCACAGAGGTCAAGATCACCGTCAAACGCGCCGGTCTTGAAAAGCCCCTCGTCGTGATGCTGGAACGCGGCGCGGTTGATCTGCCTTCGATCTCGAACACCTTCATCGTGAAATCGGGCATTGGTTACATCGCCTTGTCGCGCGGCTTTCATTCGACGACCAGCGATGAACTCGGCGCGGCGATTGCCAGTTTGAAAGAACAGGGCATGCAACAACTCGTGCTCGATCTGCGCGGCAATCCGGGCGGCTTTCTGGAACAGGCGATTCGCGTGGCCGATAAGTTTTTGCAGCGCGGCCAGTCGGTCGTTTCGGTACGTGAACGCGAAGGACGCGCGACCGAACGCAATCGCGATTACGCCGCCGAATCGGGCGCGCCCGAAGCATTCCCACTGACCATCCTGATTGACGAGGGCACCGCCTCGGCTTCTGAAATCGTGGCGGGCGCGATGCAGGATCACGACCGCGCCCTGATCGTCGGCGAAAACAGTTTTGGCAAAGGTCTGGTGCAGACGATCTTCAACCTGCCCGAAGGCTGCGGCTTGACGCTGACGACGGCGCGCTATTACACGCCGAGCGGGCGGCTGATTCAGCGCGATTACTCGAACGGTTCGATTTATGAATACCACTTCCGCCGCAATGCCAACGGGGAAGTCATCCCGCCCGTCGCCGAAAAACGCGAGACGCGCAAGACCGATTTGGGCCGCCCGGTTTACGGCGGTGGCGGCATCGAACCGGATGTTACCGTCGCCAGCGCCACCATCACGCAAGCGCAATTCAATCTGTGGACATCCGGGCTGTTTATGTTCGTGCGCGAATTGGTCGCGGGCCGCGTCAAAGGCTTCGAACAGTTCAAACGTGAGGGCGTAGACTTCGACCATCAGCCCGTGCCGAACGAATTCGCGATTGGCGATGATGTGCTGAAAGCCTACGAGGCATTTATGACCGAGTTCATCGCGAAATCACCCGAGGCCGGCGTGACCAAAGAGTTGGTTGACCAATCGCTCGATTTCGCGCGTGGCAAAATCCGCGAAGAAGTGCTGATGGCGGCGTATGGACAAGATATGATGCGGCGCATGCAAATCCTCGACGATCCGCAGGTGCAACGCGGCCTGGCCGAATTGCCGAATGCGGCGCAGTTGGTGGAAAAAGCGCGGAAGATGACCAAGGCGGCGAGCAAATAG
- a CDS encoding IS982 family transposase produces the protein MDRDTFIITVYCLLVTHYRALTSTQALRHGGFTPELTDEEVITMEVCGEYWKLNADADLYNYFRSHYRHFFPKLRDRTLFVRQAANLWQLKAHLQQRLVALSGQATDPVQAIDTLPLPVCTYTRAPRDRCLRGQADYGHCAAKKLDYYGFKLGLRVTRCGLMTYTPRLPARAHDVNHTGALLAGYHGLVPADKGFWDPFRQSLYAQRQGIQLIVPARKNMTETQPPRLLKACAHWRKIVETVGSQLTERFGVARIRARDLWHYQHRLIRKILAHTVAAFLNLQLGRPPLELDSLVAT, from the coding sequence ATGGATCGCGACACTTTTATCATCACGGTTTATTGTTTGCTAGTCACGCACTACCGGGCGCTTACCAGCACGCAAGCACTTCGCCACGGCGGCTTTACGCCCGAATTAACCGACGAAGAGGTGATCACAATGGAAGTCTGCGGCGAATACTGGAAGCTCAACGCCGATGCTGACCTCTATAACTACTTCCGGAGTCATTATCGGCATTTCTTTCCCAAGCTGCGCGACCGCACGTTGTTTGTGCGCCAAGCCGCCAACCTCTGGCAACTCAAGGCGCACCTGCAACAACGCTTGGTCGCGTTGAGCGGGCAGGCCACTGATCCAGTACAAGCGATTGACACCTTGCCCCTGCCGGTCTGCACTTATACGCGCGCGCCGCGTGACCGCTGCTTGCGGGGGCAGGCCGATTACGGTCATTGTGCCGCCAAGAAACTGGACTACTACGGTTTCAAGTTGGGTCTGCGCGTAACGCGCTGCGGCCTGATGACTTACACCCCGCGGCTGCCGGCCCGCGCCCACGATGTCAATCATACAGGCGCTTTGCTAGCGGGCTATCACGGTCTGGTGCCTGCCGATAAAGGCTTTTGGGACCCTTTTCGGCAAAGTTTGTATGCGCAACGGCAGGGCATTCAGCTCATTGTTCCGGCGCGCAAGAATATGACGGAGACGCAACCGCCGCGCTTGCTCAAAGCCTGCGCGCACTGGCGTAAAATCGTCGAGACCGTGGGCTCGCAGTTGACCGAACGATTCGGTGTCGCTCGCATTCGGGCACGCGACCTGTGGCATTACCAACATCGCTTGATTCGCAAGATTCTCGCGCATACGGTTGCCGCCTTTCTCAACCTGCAACTCGGTCGTCCCCCGCTTGAGTTGGACAGCTTGGTGGCGACTTGA
- a CDS encoding ABC transporter ATP-binding protein, with protein MTLKPILLRAANLTKTYQGRVEEVVVFRDLQLEIRQGELIAITGESGAGKSTLLHLLGGLDQPTAGRVILGEFDTAKNAEVDLARFRNRAIGFVFQFHHLLPEFSALENVMMPLLISGAARREAAARAAVLLQRVGLAHRSEHRPGELSGGEQQRVAVARALVNAPQLLLADEPTGNLDERTGAELYALLRRLQQEDGLTAILVTHNMHLAAQCDRVLRLENGRLEEVLSSAF; from the coding sequence ATGACTCTGAAGCCGATTTTGCTGCGCGCCGCTAACCTTACCAAAACTTACCAAGGCCGCGTTGAAGAGGTTGTTGTCTTCCGCGATTTGCAGCTTGAAATCCGGCAGGGCGAGTTGATTGCCATCACGGGTGAGTCGGGCGCGGGCAAGTCCACGCTGCTGCATTTGCTGGGCGGACTCGATCAACCGACGGCGGGCCGCGTGATTTTGGGCGAGTTTGACACTGCAAAAAATGCTGAAGTAGACTTGGCGCGCTTTCGTAATCGAGCGATCGGATTCGTCTTCCAATTCCATCACCTACTGCCCGAATTCAGCGCCTTGGAGAACGTGATGATGCCGCTGCTCATCAGCGGCGCGGCGCGGCGCGAAGCCGCCGCACGGGCTGCCGTTCTTTTACAGCGCGTAGGGCTGGCCCATCGTAGCGAGCATCGCCCCGGCGAACTGTCGGGTGGCGAGCAACAACGTGTGGCGGTGGCGCGGGCGCTGGTCAATGCGCCGCAATTGCTGTTGGCCGATGAGCCGACCGGCAATCTGGATGAACGGACAGGTGCTGAGTTGTACGCGCTGTTGCGCCGCTTGCAACAGGAAGACGGATTGACCGCGATTCTCGTGACGCACAACATGCACTTGGCCGCGCAATGCGACCGCGTGTTGCGCTTGGAAAATGGAAGACTGGAGGAAGTTCTAAGTTCCGCGTTCTGA